One genomic segment of Mycolicibacterium gilvum includes these proteins:
- a CDS encoding DUF305 domain-containing protein — translation MQHKRFGIGFAALAASALFISACSNATTDSQSSTNSTSASASASASASPSVASNDATHNDADVKFAQGMIPHHQQAIEMSDMLLGKQGIDPEVISLANEIKNAQGPEIEKMQGWLQEWGASSSPAPAPTSTAMPGHNMPGHQMPSGDMGDMPGMGGGHGMMSEADMAALQNAQGAEASRLFLTQMIAHHKGAIMMAKEEIEIGQFPAAVEMARNIVSSQQAEIDTMQGMLDK, via the coding sequence ATGCAGCACAAGCGATTCGGAATTGGGTTTGCGGCGTTAGCGGCGTCGGCCCTGTTCATCAGTGCCTGTTCGAATGCGACAACTGACTCTCAATCATCGACGAACAGCACCTCGGCGTCAGCATCGGCATCGGCATCGGCATCGCCGAGCGTTGCCAGCAACGACGCGACCCATAACGACGCTGATGTGAAGTTCGCTCAAGGCATGATTCCCCATCACCAGCAGGCGATCGAGATGAGCGACATGCTTCTCGGCAAGCAAGGCATCGATCCCGAGGTCATCTCACTGGCGAACGAAATCAAGAACGCTCAAGGCCCTGAGATAGAGAAGATGCAGGGCTGGCTCCAGGAGTGGGGAGCGTCGTCCTCGCCTGCACCTGCGCCGACCAGCACCGCAATGCCTGGCCACAACATGCCCGGCCACCAGATGCCTAGCGGTGACATGGGCGACATGCCTGGTATGGGCGGCGGCCACGGCATGATGTCGGAAGCCGACATGGCTGCGCTGCAGAACGCGCAGGGCGCGGAGGCGAGCCGACTTTTCTTGACGCAGATGATTGCTCATCACAAGGGCGCAATCATGATGGCCAAGGAAGAGATTGAAATCGGCCAGTTCCCGGCGGCGGTCGAGATGGCGCGAAACATTGTGTCCTCTCAGCAAGCGGAGATCGACACGATGCAGGGAATGCTGGACAAGTAG
- a CDS encoding F510_1955 family glycosylhydrolase, which translates to MQLRRFIAAILTGALVAACSSNAPDSAPAISPGMVHIHGLGINPSDEKLYVATHYGLYTVEPDQAPQRVGDLAQDFMGFTVTGPDDFLASGHPDPADRQQPPHLGLIKSSDAGRSWESLSLHGSADFHALEYRHGRVYGHDSQSGTVMVSLDEQSWQRRAKVAAFDLAVSPADADEILATTRQGLLRSTDGAMTFGAVSGAPALVLVSWPERGPLLGADLQGTLYTSTNNGQTWQPQHALNAKPQALFADGDGQVYIATDTAIYTSTDDGATVNVLTAVE; encoded by the coding sequence GTGCAGCTCCGTAGATTCATTGCCGCAATTCTGACCGGAGCCCTGGTCGCGGCCTGTTCGTCGAACGCCCCCGACAGCGCGCCCGCGATCTCTCCGGGCATGGTGCACATCCACGGTCTCGGCATCAATCCGTCCGACGAAAAACTCTACGTGGCAACTCATTATGGTCTCTACACGGTGGAACCCGATCAGGCGCCGCAACGAGTCGGTGATTTGGCGCAGGACTTCATGGGCTTTACTGTCACCGGTCCCGACGATTTCTTGGCCAGCGGCCACCCGGACCCGGCTGATCGCCAACAACCGCCACATCTGGGCCTGATCAAGAGCAGCGACGCCGGGCGATCCTGGGAATCTCTGTCGCTGCACGGCAGCGCCGATTTTCACGCACTCGAGTACCGCCATGGAAGGGTCTACGGTCACGACAGCCAGTCGGGCACGGTGATGGTCAGCCTCGATGAGCAGTCCTGGCAGCGGCGAGCAAAAGTCGCCGCCTTTGACCTCGCAGTATCACCCGCGGATGCCGATGAGATCCTCGCGACCACCCGCCAGGGGCTCCTTCGAAGCACAGACGGCGCAATGACATTCGGCGCAGTCAGCGGTGCCCCGGCACTGGTACTCGTCAGCTGGCCCGAGCGTGGCCCCTTGCTCGGAGCCGACCTCCAAGGAACCCTCTACACCAGCACCAACAACGGGCAGACCTGGCAGCCACAACACGCGCTGAACGCCAAACCTCAGGCCCTATTCGCCGATGGCGACGGTCAGGTCTACATCGCCACAGATACCGCGATCTACACCTCCACCGACGACGGTGCCACGGTGAACGTCCTCACCGCTGTCGAATAA
- a CDS encoding HAMP domain-containing sensor histidine kinase: MTHPPAPTPRRPRRRGRPGIGLRLLAAQAIVLAAGAATTAVVAAIVGPPLFREHLHRAGMPMGSLEEAHAEEAYGYATVISIGSALAVSAVAALAVSFYVSRRLQRSITEVASAATAVAQGNYDIRVSPPHLGDDFDALSTAFNQMASRLQTVDSTRQQLFGDLAHEIRTPVAVLEAYIEALEDGVRSLTPQTAAMLRDQTRRLVRFSNDVAALAKAEESSVSMSYAHIDVDHLTHRCIAAVQERYDNKGVALRVRLQKALPPLWADEQRLSQVLGNLLENALRHTPSGGSVDVNCVRDGDRLRIAVADSGEGIAAEHLTRVFERFYRADSARDREHGGAGLGLAIAKALVEAHGGSISVASAGPGSGATFTMDLPTAQIRAEEFPVTAASTRT; this comes from the coding sequence GTGACTCACCCGCCTGCGCCAACACCTCGCCGACCTCGACGGCGAGGCCGTCCCGGTATCGGCCTACGGCTGCTGGCAGCCCAAGCCATAGTGCTGGCAGCCGGGGCCGCGACCACCGCGGTGGTCGCCGCCATTGTCGGCCCTCCCCTGTTTCGCGAGCATCTCCACCGCGCAGGGATGCCGATGGGCTCCCTGGAGGAGGCCCACGCCGAAGAGGCCTACGGCTACGCGACGGTGATCTCGATCGGTAGTGCCCTGGCGGTGTCGGCAGTGGCCGCGCTGGCCGTCAGCTTCTACGTCAGTCGACGGCTCCAACGGTCCATCACCGAGGTTGCCTCCGCTGCCACCGCTGTTGCTCAAGGGAATTACGACATCCGCGTGTCACCGCCGCACCTGGGCGACGATTTCGACGCCCTCTCCACGGCCTTCAACCAGATGGCTTCCCGGCTCCAAACCGTTGATTCGACACGACAGCAGCTCTTCGGAGACTTGGCGCACGAGATCCGCACACCGGTCGCGGTGCTAGAGGCCTATATCGAGGCACTCGAAGACGGGGTGCGCAGTTTGACTCCGCAGACGGCGGCCATGCTGCGCGACCAGACCCGCCGGCTGGTGCGATTCTCCAATGACGTCGCCGCCCTCGCCAAAGCCGAGGAAAGTTCAGTTTCCATGTCGTACGCCCACATTGACGTCGACCACTTAACACACCGATGCATCGCCGCGGTGCAGGAACGCTACGACAACAAAGGAGTCGCACTACGTGTACGCCTCCAGAAAGCACTACCGCCGTTGTGGGCCGACGAGCAACGACTCTCCCAAGTCCTGGGCAATCTGCTGGAAAATGCGCTGCGGCACACGCCGTCCGGCGGCTCAGTCGACGTCAACTGTGTCCGCGACGGCGACCGGTTGCGAATCGCCGTCGCCGACAGTGGCGAAGGGATTGCCGCCGAGCACCTCACCCGGGTGTTCGAGCGGTTCTATCGGGCAGACAGCGCCCGCGACCGCGAGCACGGCGGCGCCGGTTTAGGGCTCGCCATCGCCAAAGCGCTGGTCGAGGCCCACGGCGGATCCATCTCCGTCGCGAGCGCAGGACCCGGCAGCGGCGCAACATTCACCATGGACTTACCCACTGCTCAGATACGCGCCGAGGAGTTCCCTGTTACGGCTGCCTCAACGCGAACCTGA